One uncultured Caproiciproducens sp. DNA segment encodes these proteins:
- a CDS encoding putative ABC transporter permease: MDNFWILFLVFTIYSFLGWLTESIFCSIPAGKFINRGFLNGPFCPIYGVGGVIVVSVLTPFKGNLLALYLTGVILTTLLEYVTGFALEKTFHTKYWDYSTHRFNIQGRICLENSLLFGVMCVVGILFIHPALMRILYSIPALILPFISGGFILYFISDTVLTVHTIFQLNGKLDEMQQVLDEIKEKASALKAEKIENLQAALGGLIDEETKAAYLKALYELYLKKDKIEEEVKFFQCRVISAFPTMKSLKCNESLQRMKEVIQDKTKNIRRG; encoded by the coding sequence ATGGATAATTTTTGGATATTGTTTCTCGTTTTTACCATATACAGTTTTCTCGGCTGGTTAACCGAAAGCATCTTTTGCTCCATTCCGGCCGGAAAATTCATTAACCGTGGATTTTTAAACGGGCCGTTCTGTCCGATTTACGGCGTGGGCGGTGTGATCGTCGTATCAGTATTAACGCCTTTTAAAGGCAATCTCCTCGCTCTTTATCTGACAGGGGTAATTCTGACAACCCTGCTCGAATATGTGACCGGTTTTGCACTTGAAAAAACATTTCACACGAAATATTGGGACTATTCCACTCATCGATTTAACATTCAGGGCAGAATCTGCCTTGAAAATTCACTTTTATTCGGGGTCATGTGCGTGGTCGGCATCCTATTCATCCACCCCGCGCTCATGCGAATTCTTTATTCTATTCCCGCGCTGATTCTGCCTTTCATCTCCGGCGGTTTCATTCTGTATTTCATCAGCGACACCGTGCTGACGGTGCACACCATCTTCCAGCTCAACGGAAAGCTAGACGAGATGCAGCAGGTACTTGACGAAATTAAAGAGAAAGCCTCCGCTTTAAAAGCGGAAAAAATCGAGAATCTACAGGCCGCGCTTGGCGGCCTGATTGACGAGGAGACAAAGGCAGCCTACCTGAAAGCTCTGTATGAGCTTTATTTGAAGAAAGACAAAATTGAAGAGGAAGTTAAGTTTTTTCAGTGCCGTGTGATCAGCGCATTCCCAACTATGAAATCCTTAAAATGCAATGAATCCCTTCAGCGGATGAAGGAAGTTATTCAGGACAAAACAAAGAATATCCGCCGCGGGTAA
- a CDS encoding oligosaccharide flippase family protein, whose translation MKKRVFYLNAIILTSSSVILRLSNIWFRVFICSKIGATGMGLYQLIISVFILGITLCTSGVGLAVTRLVAEGRGTRNSVRHCVFYSLTLSMIGAGALFFCADFISIKFIGDASAAVPIKLLAPGLPFIAICSCLKGYFLAIRNTIIPACGEWLEQFVTIGASLLLLTKISAPLNALMLGSTIGEVFSCAYIVLLYLVFAERRGFSKAKSSGIFQSVLHIAAPVLCGSFFRSLLSSTENMLIPRGLRKYGAGDSGALAQYGTMQGMVMPILFFPSAFLAALSMLLIPEMAEANAGGNRASIQRSVEKAMRFTLTFSFLITSVLIVFADNLGMTFYNSPQVGNILRIMAPIIPLMYLDSVVDGMLKGLDQQLYSLKYNFSDSVMRVILIAVLIPFFGLRAYIVVLFMSEIYNASLSINRLLKVTAIEVDIIGWILTPAVCAALLYYLLLLLQKTFCFGI comes from the coding sequence ATGAAAAAACGCGTTTTTTACCTGAATGCGATCATCCTGACGTCGAGCAGCGTAATTTTGCGGCTGAGCAACATCTGGTTTCGGGTTTTTATCTGCTCAAAGATCGGCGCGACCGGCATGGGGCTTTACCAGCTGATCATCTCGGTCTTCATTCTCGGCATCACCCTTTGCACCTCGGGGGTGGGCCTTGCCGTCACACGCCTTGTAGCGGAAGGACGCGGCACAAGAAACTCCGTGCGCCACTGTGTGTTCTACTCGCTTACGCTCAGCATGATTGGAGCAGGCGCGCTGTTCTTTTGCGCTGATTTTATTTCCATAAAGTTTATCGGTGACGCTTCTGCCGCCGTACCGATTAAGCTTTTAGCCCCGGGACTGCCTTTCATTGCCATATGCTCCTGCCTGAAAGGTTATTTCCTTGCCATACGCAACACCATCATCCCTGCGTGCGGCGAGTGGCTGGAGCAATTCGTAACCATCGGCGCCTCCCTGCTGCTGCTCACGAAAATCAGTGCGCCGCTGAACGCGCTGATGCTTGGTTCGACAATCGGCGAGGTATTTTCCTGCGCATATATTGTGCTGCTGTACCTTGTTTTCGCCGAAAGACGCGGTTTTTCAAAAGCGAAGAGCAGCGGGATTTTTCAGAGTGTACTTCACATTGCGGCGCCGGTGCTCTGCGGTTCCTTTTTTCGCAGTCTGCTGAGCAGCACCGAGAATATGCTGATTCCGCGCGGGTTGAGAAAATACGGAGCCGGCGACAGCGGTGCCCTTGCGCAGTACGGAACCATGCAGGGTATGGTGATGCCTATTTTGTTTTTTCCCTCCGCTTTTCTCGCTGCACTGTCCATGCTGCTGATCCCTGAAATGGCAGAGGCCAATGCAGGCGGAAACCGGGCATCCATTCAAAGATCCGTTGAAAAGGCCATGCGCTTTACCCTCACTTTTTCCTTTTTGATTACTTCGGTTCTCATCGTATTTGCGGACAATTTGGGAATGACGTTTTATAACAGCCCGCAGGTGGGTAATATTCTGCGCATTATGGCGCCCATCATTCCGCTGATGTACCTTGACAGTGTGGTTGACGGCATGCTCAAAGGCCTTGACCAGCAGCTGTACTCCCTGAAATACAATTTCAGTGATTCGGTGATGCGTGTCATTCTGATTGCGGTTTTAATCCCCTTTTTCGGACTGCGGGCATATATTGTAGTACTCTTTATGAGTGAAATTTACAATGCCTCTCTGAGCATTAACCGACTGTTAAAGGTAACCGCCATAGAAGTTGACATTATCGGCTGGATTCTCACTCCGGCGGTTTGCGCTGCGCTGCTGTATTATTTACTGCTGCTGCTTCAAAAAACATTCTGTTTTGGTATTTGA
- a CDS encoding helix-turn-helix transcriptional regulator, protein MSKNLRLKSARAALDMSQKEVAEAVGVTRQTLNAIENGDYNPSVNLCIAICRVLGKTLDQLFWEDESNEKN, encoded by the coding sequence TTGAGTAAAAATCTTCGTCTAAAGTCCGCAAGGGCCGCGCTGGATATGTCACAAAAAGAGGTTGCGGAAGCGGTCGGGGTCACGCGGCAAACATTAAATGCGATAGAAAACGGAGATTACAATCCGTCGGTAAATCTGTGCATCGCCATATGCAGAGTTTTAGGAAAAACGCTGGACCAGTTGTTTTGGGAGGATGAAAGCAATGAAAAAAATTGA